One window of the Carcharodon carcharias isolate sCarCar2 chromosome 38, sCarCar2.pri, whole genome shotgun sequence genome contains the following:
- the LOC121273065 gene encoding serine/arginine repetitive matrix protein 2-like: MQAAEQGAEPEQSRSGSRAEPESNRSRTGAEPEPSRSRTGAEPEPSRSQAGAEPEPSRSRTGAEPEPSRSRTGAEPEPSRSRAGAEPELNRSRTGPEPNRSRTGAEPEPSRSRTGAEPEPSRSRAGAEPELNQSRTGAEPEPNRSRAGAEPEPSRSRTGAEPELNRSRAGAEPEPNRSRAGAEPEPSRSRTGAEPEPNRSRTGAEPEPNRSRAGAEPEPNRSRAGAEPEPNRSGAGAEPELNWGGAGAEPEQSRSRARAEPEPNRSGAGAEPEPNRSGAGAEPERSRSGAGAEPEPNRSRTGAEPERNRSRAGAEPERSRSRTGAEPERSRSGTGAEPEPNRSRTGAEPEPNRSRTGAEPEPNRSRAGAEPERSRSRTGAEPEPNRSRAGAEPEPNRSRTGAEPEPSRSRTGAEPEPNRSRTGAKPEPSRSRAGAEPERSRSRTGAEQEPNRSGAGAEPEPNRSRAGASRSRAGAEPERSRSRTGAGAELNRSRTGAEPEPSRSRTGAEPEPNRSRTGAEPEPNRSRTGAEPEPNRSGTGAEPEPNRSGAGAEPERSRSGSGAELGRSRSGAGAEPEWIRSRAGAEPEQNRKRRGVGVGVGWGEPERDPVCGAAVDPGRVRSRAGARNRRAVRRGTKTEAGGVGRGGWVEGGGGGLSVGNPKLKRSYCSSRIRSKEAAALSREK; this comes from the exons ATGCAAGCTGCGGAGCAGGGGGCAGAACCGGAGCAGAGCCGGAGTGGATCCAGGGCAGAGCCGGAGTCGAACCGGAGCCGAACCGGAGCCGAGCCGGAGCCGAGCCGGAGCCGAACCGGAGCCGAGCCGGAGCCGAGCCGGAGCCAAGCCGGAGCCGAACCGGAGCCGAGCCGGAGCCGAACCGGAGCCGAACCGGAGCCGAGCCGGAGCCGAACCGGAGCCGAGCCGGAGCCGAGCCGGAGCCGAGCCGGAGCCGAGCCGGAGCTGAACCGGAGCCGAACCGGA CCGGAGCCGAACCGGAGCCGAACCGGAGCCGAACCGGAGCCGAGCCGGAGCCGAACCGGAGCGGAGCCGGAGCCGAGCCGGAGCCGAGCCGGAGCCGAACCGGAGCTGAACCAGAGCCGAACCGGAGCGGAGCCGGAGCCGAACCGGAGCCGAGCCGGAGCCGAGCCGGAGCCGAGCCGGAGCCGAACCGGAGCCGAACCGGAGCTGAACCGGAGCCGAGCCGGAGCCGAGCCGGAGCCGAACCGGAGCCGAGCCGGAGCCGAGCCGGAGCCAAGCCGGAGCCGAACCGGAGCCGAGCCGGAGCCGAACCGGAGCCGAACCGGAGCCGAGCCGGAGCCGAACCGGAGCCGAGCCGGAGCCGAACCGGAGCCGAACCGGAGCCGAGCCGGAGCTGAACCGGAGCCGAACCGGAGCGGAGCCGGAGCCGAACCGGAGCTGAACTGGGGCGGAGCCGGAGCGGAGCCGGAGCAGAGCCGGAGCCGAGCCAGAGCCGAACCGGAGCCGAACCGGAGCGGAGCCGGAGCCGAGCCGGAGCCGAACCGGAGCGGAGCCGGAGCCGAACCGGAGCGGAGCCGGAGCGGAGCCGGAGCGGAGCCGGAGCCGAACCGGAGCCGAACCGGAGCCGAACCGGAGCGGAACCGGAGCCGAGCCGGAGCCGAACCGGAGCGGAGCCGGAGCCGAACCGGAGCCGAACCGGAGCGGAGCCGGAGCGGAACCGGAGCCGAACCGGAGCCGAACCGGAGCCGAACCGGAGCCGAGCCGGAGCCGAACCGGAGCCGAACCGGAGCCGAACCGGAGCCGAACCGGAGCCGAGCCGGAGCCGAACCGGAGCGGAGCCGGAGCCGAACCGGAGCGGAGCCGGAGCCGAACCGGAGCCGAGCCGGAGCCGAACCGGAGCCGAACCGGAGCCGAACCGGAGCCGAACCGGAGCCGAGCCGGAGCCGAACCGGAGCGGAGCCGGAGCCGAACCGGAGCCGAACCGGAGCCAAACCGGAGCCGAGCCGGAGCCGAGCCGGAGCCGAACCGGAGCGGAGCCGGAGCCGAACCGGAGCGGAGCAGGAGCCGAACCGGAGCGGAGCCGGAGCCGAACCGGAGCCGAACCGGAGCCGAGCCGGAGCGAGCCGGAGCCGAGCCGGAGCCGAGCCGGAGCGGAGCCGGAGCCGAACCGGAGCCGGAGCGGAGCTGAACCGGAGCCGAACCGGAGCAGAGCCGGAGCCGAGCCGGAGCCGAACCGGAGCGGAGCCGGAGCCGAACCGGAGCCGAACCGGAGCCGAGCCGGAGCCGAACCGGAGCCGAACCGGAGCCGAACCGGAGCCGAACCGGAGCGGAACCGGAGCTGAGCCGGAGCCGAACCGGAGCGGAGCCGGAGCCGAACCGGAGCGGAGCCGGAGTGGATCCGGAGCCGAACTGGGGCGGAGCCGGAGCGGAGCCGGAGCAGAGCCGGAGTGGATCCGGAGCAGAGCCGGGGCGGAGCCGGAGCAGAACCGGAAGCGGCGGGGGGttggcgtgggggtggggtggggtgagccgGAGCGGGACCCGGTGTGCGGAGCCGCAGTGGATCCCGGGCGAGTCCGGAGCAGAGCCGGGGCGCGAAACAGGCGCGCGGTGAGACGGGGAACCAAAACTGAAGCGGGTGGGGTCGGCCGGGGTGGTTGGGtcgaggggggcggtggggggctgTCGGTGGGGAACCCAAAGTTGAAGCGGAGctactgcagcagcagaattaggaGCAAGGAAGCAGCGGCACTCAGCAGAGAGAAATAG